TAATGACTTACCTCACACACAGACGAAAGTAAATTTTACTGATTTTATATGTCTCAGGCGAATATGAATTTTCGCCTAATTCATACAAAATACAGCAACATATTCTTCCATCAGTGTATTATGGTAAGTCATTATCCCCGCTGACACATTATGAAATATCCCTTTTTTTCATATTCTGCTACAGATTACCTGAAATTAACTTTGACATATGATACTAGGCATGGTTTAATTATTTTGTTGACACAGTTCGACCTGATGATAGCGAAAAGGGACTAATAATTTGACATGAAAAGGGGCATGCATATGAGTAGCAGGAATGGTGGAAAAGAAAGAAAGAATGTCTTATACCTTACGTTACTATTAACAATGGTAAGTGTATTCTTTAGTAATGTAACAAAGGCTTCAGCAGCATCGATTCAGCCTGATAATGGGGCTTCTTTCGAGACGGTTATTTCGGAAGCAATCCAGCCAACGAACGAAACGGTAACACTATCTCCAACAGTATCTCCGGAACCCACACTAACACCGGACAAAGAGGTGGAACCAACACCTACAGCAGCCTTGGAGCCCACATTATCGCCGGACGAAGCAGTGACACCGACTCCTGCAGGAGCTCCGGAGCCTACGCTACCACCGGATGGAACAGTAACACCGACACCTTCAGACGATACGACACCAAGCATTACGCCATCACCGACTCCGGTTCCCTATCGTTCCAGAACACTTCCACTTATGGCAGAGTACGATTATATAGGAAAGAGTGTAACCGGAATTACGAACAAGAAGGAGTCAGTAAAGGCTCTAAATAAAAAGGTCAAAAAGTATGGGACTCTATACGGTACCGGAATGCCACTGGCGGAATATAAAAGTGCTACGGGATATCATTGGGTTGATATGACCGAATATAATAAAGAACCTGTAACAATCAACGTAGATATTACTAAAACGATGGACTATGATACATACGTGAATATATTAAAGAAGCTTTCCAGATATGAAGGTGTATTTCTCTATAAAATTGGTAAATCCACAGAGGGTAGGGATCTCTATTCAATTGAAATCGATATGGAGTCCACAAGTAAGAAAAAAGTATTTATGCTGACTGGTCAGGTTCATGCAAGAGAATTTGCAGGGGGAACTTATATTGTAAAGCAATTTGTTGATCTTGTGCAGAAGGCTCAGACAGATGAGAAAACAATGGAGCTTCTAAAAAATAATAAATTTGTTGCTGTTCCGATTATTAATGTAGACGGAAGGGAAGCATTGATTAAGTCTCCAAGCAAATGGACTACACAAGGAAAGCAGCTTTGGAAGGCTTATACGAATGGCACCGATGGCAATAGGAATTTTCCGGGCTTACAATGGGGACAGGTGGCCAATGGAAAGAAGATGATATCCAGTATTTCAAAAAAACCGGCATATGCTAATTACGTCGGAGATTATGCAGGTTCTAACAGCGAAACAAAGGCCATGATGAAATGGATATATCATTATACAATTGCGGAGCAGGCAGATTTTTATCTGGATATGCATCAGCAGGGCTCCATTATATATGCCGGCAAGACCTGGCAGACCAAAAAGCAGGAGCAGCGATGTCAGGTTCTTCGTACCGGCGTACTGAATGTAATCAATAAAGGAAGTAGTAAAAGAAAATATGGCAGAGTATACGAAAGCTCGTTATATGGGATACGGGGAGAGGGTAGCAGTCTGACGGATTATGCTGTATCGCTGGCTGTAGGAGCGAAATTCTCACCGGCCTACGGGTTCTCAGTATTTACGGATGGTAAAAAAGAATATCCTTTACTTCAGGTGAAGGATTTGGATAAAAAGACAGTTCAGGTGAAGGAAGCAAATAAGAACTTCGCTGCCATTACAGTAGAGATTGGTTATGGAACAAGCTATCTTGGTAATTCCGCTTCTACCAGAAAGCTACTTGCAAAGGAATACTATAATTATTATTTTGATCAGCTGCTCGAAGCACTACCCAGTATTGCTAAATAATATTAATATAAGTAAATACCATTACAATAGTAGAGTTAATAAGCATGACCTCTTATGATATATTATCAAGGGAATCGTTGCTTATTAACTCTATTTTTCGTATATATTGGGACAAAAGTATTAATAATGTTACATAAGAGAAACATAAAGGGTTTGCCACAAATGTAAATATTTGTTAAACTATAACTGAATCATTATGGAGTAGCAAAATGATTGAGGTGATAAAGTATGAGAATTAAGTATAGAAAAGCCATATTATTATGTATCATGAGTACCTTTGGTATAGGAATTTTCCTGTTGTTACTGTATCCGGACCTTATCAGCAAAAAAAAGAGTGAAAGTTTAGAAACATCTATTGATAAAGACATCGTTGTAGTAGATAATAATACTACTGAGAATACCAATGCAGAGAATCAGAGCACCATTATGAATACTTCAGAGGCAGGGATTGCAGAACCAACCGTTACACCGGCCATAACCCATCCGGTCTATGAACTGAAGGAGGGAGGCTATCCGGAGATAGAAGAACTTATACAGAAATACTACCAGGCGAAGGTAAGTTGTGATAAAGAAAAGATGAAAAAGATATTAAGCAACCCGGATACAGCACCTACACTGGAGCAGATGAAAGCGGATGTGCATTTTGTAGAGGAGTACCAGAATATCAAATGCTATACGAAGAAAGGGTATGAAGAGAATAGCTACATTGTATATGTGTATCACGAAATTAAATATGTGAACATCTCAACAGCTGCACCGGCCACGGATAATTTCTATGTCATTACCGATTCAAAGGGAGAATTAAAGATCTATTCGGACCCATATAGTGAGGAACTGGAAGAGTATTATTACGCCAGACGCCAGGATGAGGATGTGCAGGAACTGATACGGTTAACCAATAAAAAAAGCAAAGAGGCGAAAAAGAAGGATAAGCTGCTTGATACATTCTGGACCAACTTGGAGAAAATGGCGTCGGAAGAAGAGAAGTCGGATAATTCTGATTAGGAAGCGGAGAAGTCAGAAGAATACAGATAACGATTAACGCTTAGTGAGCAACAAATGAGGAGACAGAAAGGGAATATAAGATGAAAAATATTGTATTGATTGGAATGCCGGGTGCTGGTAAAAGTACCATAGGAGTCATACTTGCCAAGGTAATCGGATATAACTTCATTGATTCAGATTTATTAATTCAGGAACGGGAAGGATGTCTGCTGAAAGACATTATCGAACGGGATGGCCTTAATGGACTTATTGCCATTGAAAATAAGGTGAACAGCGAGATCAGTGCTCAACATAGCGTAATTGCTACAGGTGGAAGTGTAATCTACGGAAAGGAAGCAATGGAGCATTTGAGAGAAATTGGAACAGTGGTATATATCAAATTAAGCTTTGAAACCATTAATAACCGGCTCGGTAATATCAAGCAAAGAGGAGTTGTTTTCCGGGAAGGACAGACGCTTCTCTCCCTTTATCAGGAGCGTTGTCCGTTATATGAACAATATGCTCATATTATCATTGACGGAGAAGGACTTGGTATAGAGGAAGTCATGGAAAAGATACGGGTAGAAACGCAAGAAAACTGGAGCTAAAGCAGGCTCCAGTTACATCCTTGTTCCAATATTTGAACCAAAGCTTCCAGTTCATTTTTGTCTATGTCATTAAAACGGTCCGGTTCTGGACTGTCAATATCCAGGACGCCAACAATACGGCCCTCAGCATGGAGGGGAATTACGATTTCAGAACGGGAAGCATTATCACAGGCGATGTGACTGGGAAAGGCATGAACATCCGGTACCACCAAAGTCCGAGCTTCTTTTACAGCGGTACCACAGACACCCCTGCCAATGGGGATATGGATACAGGCAGGCTTACCTTGGAACGGGCCCAGTAAAAGTTCATCCTCATGAAGTAAATAGAAGCCTACCCAGTTTATATTGTTCAATGCCAGATTGAGTAAAGCCGAGGCATTCGCTAAGTTAGGGATAGGGTAGGGTTCATTCTCAATTAAAGCTGTTAGCTGTTCTTTCAACAAACGATAACATTCGGATTGATCCTCCGAATACAGTGTTTGAATTTCGTGCATAAATCCTCCGGTATTTCGTCATTTATTCAAATAGACGGTTCATCTTCTCTTTAAGGTTGCGTTTTCGCTTTTCTCTCTCTTCCGGTGCAATCTGATACATTCCGTTGATATCCTGAATAAGGACACTGCCTTCCTTACAGTGAAGAGGCAGCTTATATTTTGGAATGGATATAATCTTTTGATCCTCTTGCTCGCAGATGGCATAATTTCCTTCAAAACGGTCTATGATATATTTAGTCATAGTCCTCCTTCTTTCATGGTAATTAACTCTGTTGCTTACTACATCATATTCAGGTAAGGACAGCTTAACTCATAATGGTAGTTATTTAATGTCCTCCTCTGTAATAAGATAGTTTTCTTTATTAACAGAAATATTCTTACCATCCGATGCAAAAATGATGGTACCTTGCTGGTCTGTTCGGTATACCTTGATCTCGCGTTCCATCATCTCCTTCATGGTCTCTGCATGTGGATGACCATAATCATTATCTTTTCCCAAAGAAATAACAGCATATGTGGGATCTACAGCATCCAGGAAGGGCTCGCTATTACTGTCAGAAGAACCATGGTGGGATAACTTTAGAACATCTGCTGACAAGTCATAATGATTTTTCAACATTTCCTGCTCCGATGCTTTTCCTGCATCACCTAATAGCAGGAAGGAAGTACTTCCGTAAGTAAGCTTAATCCCAATACTATAATCATTCATTTCCTCATACTCATCAGAATTCGGTGCAACGAAGGTAAAGGTTGCAGGACCAAAGGAATAGGCTTGCCCCATATCCGGCTTGGTAATATTAAGCTGATTATCTTCGATGGCATCTAATAAATTCTCAAAGGTTTTTGTGGTATGAGTTACGGACGGGAGAAAGAGTCGGTCTGTAGGATAACGATTTAGAACACCGTCAAGTCCTCCGATATGATCGCTATGGGGATGGGTTCCGATTACATAATCAAGACGTGAAATATGATTTGCCTCCAGGTAATCAATAACAACCCTTTCTGCATAGTTTTCTCCGGCGTCGACCAACATTGCATGATTATCTGCTTCAATTAATATGGCATCTCCTTGCCCGACATCAATAAAGTGCACCTCAACAATACCGGTTCGTTCGGAGCTGCTATAGGTGTCCTTATCTGATTTAGAATTGTTGTAATAAATGAGAATTACGAGCACAGTCAGTAGAATTAAACCGCCGACACGGCTCAAGATCTGCTTTTTTTTCGTGTTCATATAAACCCTCTCCTTATATTAATTATATCGGGAAATTGCTCATTTTACAATGGACTTTATTATCTCATGGCATGTATAATTTCAAAAAGATTTCCTATTCATTCTTTCCATACTACATAATCATGATCGGATTATGTATAATAAGAAAAAGAGCAATAGGAGGAGCTGTTATGAGATTATTTGTAGCGGTTACATTTACGGAGTCTATTAAGACGGCAGTATATGAGGTGGAAGAAAGACTACGGCAGTATTGTAACGGAGGTACCTTTACGAATAGAGAGAATCTGCATCTGACGGTTGTCTTTATCGGTGAGACGAATCGCATTGAGGAAGTGAAACAGGCAATGAATGGTGCAGTATCAAAAATTGCAGCAGAACCATTTCTGATTACGATAAATGGTCTTGGGAAGTTTCGACGAAATGAAGGTGATATTTACTGGATGGGGATCGAGAAGCAGGAGGTGTTGTGGAAGCTGCAGAAGGCACTGGTAAAGGAACTGAAGGAAGCAGGCTTTTATGACATTGATGATAGAGAGTACAAACCCCATTTGACCTTAGGTAGAAGAGTCCGGGTAAAAAATGATTTTCATGAGAAAGAGTTTGCCAAGGATATCCCTTCGTTGAAAATGGAGGTAGGTAAGATCAGCCTGATGAAATCCGAGCGTGTTAATGGTAAGTTGGTTTATACCGAAATCTATCATACGATAATCCATTGTTGAGGCTATGGATTTGTGTTAAGATGAAGGTAACCCAATACTAGGAGTGAATAGTGTGTAAATCAAGATTTTTACATGCTGTCAACAGAATGGAGATAATATGAAGGTATTAGTGGATGCCGATGCTTGTCCGGTTAAGGATATCATTGAAGAGATTGCAAGCAAATGGGGATTACCTGTGATTATGCTGGCGGATACCAGTCATATACTGTCATCGGAATACAGTGAGGTAGTGCTTGTGAGTAAAGCGCCGGATGCTGTGGATTTTGCACTGATTAACCGAACCTCCTGTGGAGATATTGTGGTGACACAGGATTATGGAGTAGCTGCCATGGCGTTAGCAAAAGGAGCCAAAGCCATACATCCGGGTGGAAAGATATATACCGATGATAATATTGATATTATGCTTATGGAGAGAGATATAGCGAAGAAATGTAGGAAGGCGGGAGAGAGAATCGGGGGACATACAAAGAAGCGTACAGCCGAAGATAATGCCCGGTTTGCTACAGTATTCGAACAAATCTGCCGCAATTCCCTGGAGGGGAAATAAGCTTATCTCATTAATAATAGAAGGACAAATGATTATTATTTATATTATGGAAATAAATGTAAAATCATTATACTGAGGAATTAATTATACATACTACATGAGTAGAGTACGGAAAAGGAGCACTATGTTACGATTGGCAAGATATTTAAAGCATTATAAGAAAGAAGTAATACTTGGACCGTTCTTTAAATTACTGGAAGCGATCTTCGAATTAATTGTACCACTGGTTATGGCATCAATTATTGATACTGGTATCCGTGGAGGAGACCGGGTATATGTACTGCAACGAGGAGGTATCCTGCTTTTACTTGGCACATCAGGGCTGATTTTTGCATTAATCTGTCAATACAGTGCATCGAAGGCATCTCAGGGGTTTGGAACAATGGTTAGAAATGATTTATTTTCCCATATTAATTCCCTGTCCCATGGCGAACTTGATGGCTTTGGTACGAATTTTCTTATTACCGTTATTACTAACGATGTGAATCAGATGCAGCTGGCAGTGGCAATGCTGATCCGGCTTGTGGTAAGAGCCCCTTTTCTGGTAGTTGGTGCGATTATTATGGCAATGCTGCTGGATCTTAAGCTGTCCATTGTTTTTCTTGTGGTCGCCCCCCTGGTTTCCTTTATTCTGTATTGGGTTATGAAGAAATCCGTCCCCTTTTATAAGGTAAGACAAAAGGTACTCGATAGGATATCCATGATTACCAGGGAGAATTTAACCGGAGCAAGAGTAATCCGTGCTTTTTCTACCCAGGATAAGGAGGAAAAGCGCTTTGAAGATACGAATGAAGAGGCTGCTCAGATTGCCATTCGAGTGGGAAAGCTGTCGGCTATTTTAAATCCGGCCACCTTTACTATAATGAATATGGCTATCATAGCCATAATCTGGTTTGGAGGAATACAAGTGGATACCGGCCACCTGACACAGGGTGAAGTCATAGCCTTTGTTAATTACATGACTCAGATATCACTGGCATTGGTGGTGGTAGCCAATCTGGTAGTGATCTTTACGAAGGCAGGAGCCTCTGCTACCCGAATTAATCAGGTATTTGATACAAAACCTCATATGCAGGAGGGTAAAGTTACGATAGAGGATCTGGAACAGGAAAAGGGGGATGGTATAAGCCAGAAGCCAATTATTTCTCTTAGAGAGATATACTTTGCATATCCGGATTCTGAGGAGTATGCACTTGAGAATATAACATTTGATGTGATGCCCGGAGAAACCATCGGAATTATCGGTGGTACCGGCTCAGGTAAGTCCACCCTGGTTAATCTATTACCAAGGCTTTATGATGCGACAAAGGGTGAGCTTCTTATAAATGGATTGGATATCAAGGAATATTCCTATGATACGTTACGCAGGCAATTTGGCATTGCACCGCAGAAGACAGTGTTATTCTCAGGAAGTATTCGGGACAATCTGCGTATGGCTAAGGAAGATGCCACCGATGAGGAGATCAGGAGAGCAATACGAATTTCCCAGTCAGAAGAATTCGTAGAGACCCTTTCGAAAGGCTATGATAGTGAGATTTCTCAGGGGGGAAAGAACCTCTCCGGTGGGCAGCGGCAGAGATTAACCATAGCAAGAGCACTTATCCGTAATCCCAAGATATTGATTCTGGATGATAGCGCAAGCGCGCTGGATTATAGCACGGAGGCGAAACTTCGTAAGGCTCTATACACGGAATGCGGTGGTATGACCATCATTATGGTCTCCCAGAGAGCAGGAAGTATCCGGCATGCAGATAAAATTATAGTCATGGATGACGGAAAGATTGCCGGAATTGGAACTCATAATCAGCTAATAAAAAGCTGTGAGGTATATCGTGAAATCTGTCACTCCCAACCAGGTATGGAGGAGGTGACGGAAGCATGAAGCAGAAGAATAATAACAAGGCAGTTCTTTTTCGATTATTAGCCTATACCAAACCATACCGTCTCTCACTGATATTATCACTGTTATGTGCATTAATTAGTGTAACCCTTTCTTTATTAACCCCAATCCTCATAGGGCGGGCAGTGGATTACATCGTAGGAGAAGGAAATGTGGCATTCTCTAAAATCATACCGGTGCTGGCTGAGCTTGCATTAGCAATCGTTGGAAGCGCAGTTTTTCAGTGGCTGATGACGTATCATACGAATAAAATTACGTTTCGTACCATTAAAGATTTGAGAACAAGAGCCTTTCACCAACTGAACAAGGTTCCTTTGAGGTATATTGATCAGAACTCTCACGGAAATATTATGAATAGTATGGTAAATGATATTGATACGGTATCGGATGGCCTATTACAAGGCTTCGCCCAATTATTCACCGGGTTGGTAACGATATTCGGGACCATTATTTTCATGCTGATGATGAATGTTACAGTCGGTCTTGCTGTTATCCTACTGACGCCCTTATCCCTATTTGTGGCATCCTTTATCTCTAAGCACATCTACAGCAAGTTCGCAGAGCAATCTAAGATCCGCGGCGAGCTGAGCGGGTTGATTGAAGAGATGGTGGGAAATCAAAAGCTTGTAAAACTGCTATCCTATGAAGAAAAATCACAGGAGTGTTTTGAAGAGATTAATGAGCGGTTACATCAATGCGGAGTGTTAGCACAGTTCTATTCCGCACTAACGAATCCTTGTACCAGATTTGTGAATGGAATCGTATATGCTACTGTTGGAGTATTAGGAGCATTTACAGCAATACGGGGAATGATCTCGGTAGGACAGTTGTCCAGCTTTCTGGCTTATGCCAATCAATACACCAAGCCCTTCAATGAGATCTCCGGTGTCATTACAGAATTACAGTCTGCTCTGGCATCAGCACAGCGAGTATTTGCCCTTATCGATGCAGAGCCGGAAAGCTCGGACGAAGGCCTGCTGTCAGTACTAGCCTGTGACGGAAGCGTAACCATACAGAATGTAAGCTTTTCCTATAATTCGGAGGCTCCCCTGATCGAGAACTTTAATCTGAAGGTAAAACCCGGGCAGAGAGTAGCAATTGTAGGTCCTACCGGAAGCGGGAAGACCACCATTATTAATCTCCTTATGCGTTTTTATGATACGGATAGTGGAGAGATTATACTAAGTGGAACCGATATTCGTCAGATGAAGAGAGAAACCTTACGCAATATGTTCGGTATGGTGCTTCAGGATACCTGGCTTTTCCAAGGTACAGTAAGAGATAATATTGCTTATGGAAAAGAGGATGCTACCGAAGAAGAAATTATAGCTGCTGCAAAAGCCGTACACGCCCATGGCTTTATTAAACGTATGCCCCAGGGATATGATACGGTACTAACCGATGAGGGAAGTAATATTTCCCAAGGACAGAGGCAGCTGCTGAGTATTGCAAGGGTTATGCTGCGTAAACCTCCGATGCTGATACTGGATGAAGCAACGAGTAACATCGATACCAGAACCGAGGTATATATTCAGAGGGCATTTACGAAACTGATGGAGGGGCGCACCAGTTTTATCGTAGCGCACCGACTGTCTACGATTAAGGAAGCCGATATGATACTGGTCATGAATAAGGGTAAGATCATCGAACAGGGAAATCATGAGGAGCTATTAAGAATGAATGGATTTTACGCACAGCTTTATCACAGTCAGTTTGAGCGACACACAGACTGATGGTTCCATTGTGCTACGATGAATTTATAATCATATGATATATTGATGTAATTGTTAGGATTATTAACGGATGCTGGATAAATGTATTAGCAGGGACTATGAATTACCTATGGTAAATCTAGTCCCTGTAACTATATTACAGAAAAAGCCTATTCTTGCTTGGCTTGGACTGTATAAAAAACAGAACAAACATTCGAAAATTGTATTGATTTTACAACATGCCTATGTTATAATAACTTGCGACATGTAAAGAGTCTGCTTAGATTTACCAATATTGGTAAAGATATAGTTAATATAATTAGATTAGATAATATAGATAATGAGGGAAATAAAGATAATATTGATAATAAAGATAATATTGATAATAAAGATAATATGCATAACTTCGTTTATGCGTATGGCAGGGAGGTAATTGATTGTATGGAATTTAAACTGGTATCAGAATTTGCACCTACCGGTGATCAGCCGGAAGCGATCAAAGCACTTGTCGATGGTTTCCGCAGCGGCAATCAGTGCCAGACACTGCTTGGTGTTACCGGTTCCGGTAAGACCTTTACAATGGCCAATGTTATACAGGCACTTCAGAAGCCGACACTTATTATTGCACATAATAAAACGTTGGCTGCCCAGCTTTACGGTGAATTTAAGGAATTTTTTCCGGAGAATGCCGTAGAGTATTTTGTAAGCTATTATGATTATTATCAACCAGAAGCCTATGTTCCGTCAACGGACACCTATATAGAGAAGGATTCCTCCATCAATGATGAGATTGATAAGCTACGACATTCCGCCACGGCCTCCTTGGCAGAGCGTAATGATGTGATTATCGTAGCCAGTGTATCCTGTATCTATGGGTTAGGTAGCCCAATTGACTATAGGAATATGGTGATATCCTTAAGACCGGGAATGGTGAAGGACCGGGATGAGGTATTAAGAAAGCTGATTGAGATACAATATGACCGTAACGACATGGATTTTAAGCGAGGAAC
The nucleotide sequence above comes from Variimorphobacter saccharofermentans. Encoded proteins:
- a CDS encoding M14 family zinc carboxypeptidase; translated protein: MSSRNGGKERKNVLYLTLLLTMVSVFFSNVTKASAASIQPDNGASFETVISEAIQPTNETVTLSPTVSPEPTLTPDKEVEPTPTAALEPTLSPDEAVTPTPAGAPEPTLPPDGTVTPTPSDDTTPSITPSPTPVPYRSRTLPLMAEYDYIGKSVTGITNKKESVKALNKKVKKYGTLYGTGMPLAEYKSATGYHWVDMTEYNKEPVTINVDITKTMDYDTYVNILKKLSRYEGVFLYKIGKSTEGRDLYSIEIDMESTSKKKVFMLTGQVHAREFAGGTYIVKQFVDLVQKAQTDEKTMELLKNNKFVAVPIINVDGREALIKSPSKWTTQGKQLWKAYTNGTDGNRNFPGLQWGQVANGKKMISSISKKPAYANYVGDYAGSNSETKAMMKWIYHYTIAEQADFYLDMHQQGSIIYAGKTWQTKKQEQRCQVLRTGVLNVINKGSSKRKYGRVYESSLYGIRGEGSSLTDYAVSLAVGAKFSPAYGFSVFTDGKKEYPLLQVKDLDKKTVQVKEANKNFAAITVEIGYGTSYLGNSASTRKLLAKEYYNYYFDQLLEALPSIAK
- a CDS encoding shikimate kinase — its product is MKNIVLIGMPGAGKSTIGVILAKVIGYNFIDSDLLIQEREGCLLKDIIERDGLNGLIAIENKVNSEISAQHSVIATGGSVIYGKEAMEHLREIGTVVYIKLSFETINNRLGNIKQRGVVFREGQTLLSLYQERCPLYEQYAHIIIDGEGLGIEEVMEKIRVETQENWS
- a CDS encoding GAF domain-containing protein, giving the protein MHEIQTLYSEDQSECYRLLKEQLTALIENEPYPIPNLANASALLNLALNNINWVGFYLLHEDELLLGPFQGKPACIHIPIGRGVCGTAVKEARTLVVPDVHAFPSHIACDNASRSEIVIPLHAEGRIVGVLDIDSPEPDRFNDIDKNELEALVQILEQGCNWSLL
- a CDS encoding DUF3006 domain-containing protein, whose amino-acid sequence is MTKYIIDRFEGNYAICEQEDQKIISIPKYKLPLHCKEGSVLIQDINGMYQIAPEEREKRKRNLKEKMNRLFE
- a CDS encoding ComEC/Rec2 family competence protein, producing the protein MNTKKKQILSRVGGLILLTVLVILIYYNNSKSDKDTYSSSERTGIVEVHFIDVGQGDAILIEADNHAMLVDAGENYAERVVIDYLEANHISRLDYVIGTHPHSDHIGGLDGVLNRYPTDRLFLPSVTHTTKTFENLLDAIEDNQLNITKPDMGQAYSFGPATFTFVAPNSDEYEEMNDYSIGIKLTYGSTSFLLLGDAGKASEQEMLKNHYDLSADVLKLSHHGSSDSNSEPFLDAVDPTYAVISLGKDNDYGHPHAETMKEMMEREIKVYRTDQQGTIIFASDGKNISVNKENYLITEEDIK
- the thpR gene encoding RNA 2',3'-cyclic phosphodiesterase — its product is MRLFVAVTFTESIKTAVYEVEERLRQYCNGGTFTNRENLHLTVVFIGETNRIEEVKQAMNGAVSKIAAEPFLITINGLGKFRRNEGDIYWMGIEKQEVLWKLQKALVKELKEAGFYDIDDREYKPHLTLGRRVRVKNDFHEKEFAKDIPSLKMEVGKISLMKSERVNGKLVYTEIYHTIIHC
- a CDS encoding YaiI/YqxD family protein, with the protein product MKVLVDADACPVKDIIEEIASKWGLPVIMLADTSHILSSEYSEVVLVSKAPDAVDFALINRTSCGDIVVTQDYGVAAMALAKGAKAIHPGGKIYTDDNIDIMLMERDIAKKCRKAGERIGGHTKKRTAEDNARFATVFEQICRNSLEGK
- a CDS encoding ABC transporter ATP-binding protein, yielding MLRLARYLKHYKKEVILGPFFKLLEAIFELIVPLVMASIIDTGIRGGDRVYVLQRGGILLLLGTSGLIFALICQYSASKASQGFGTMVRNDLFSHINSLSHGELDGFGTNFLITVITNDVNQMQLAVAMLIRLVVRAPFLVVGAIIMAMLLDLKLSIVFLVVAPLVSFILYWVMKKSVPFYKVRQKVLDRISMITRENLTGARVIRAFSTQDKEEKRFEDTNEEAAQIAIRVGKLSAILNPATFTIMNMAIIAIIWFGGIQVDTGHLTQGEVIAFVNYMTQISLALVVVANLVVIFTKAGASATRINQVFDTKPHMQEGKVTIEDLEQEKGDGISQKPIISLREIYFAYPDSEEYALENITFDVMPGETIGIIGGTGSGKSTLVNLLPRLYDATKGELLINGLDIKEYSYDTLRRQFGIAPQKTVLFSGSIRDNLRMAKEDATDEEIRRAIRISQSEEFVETLSKGYDSEISQGGKNLSGGQRQRLTIARALIRNPKILILDDSASALDYSTEAKLRKALYTECGGMTIIMVSQRAGSIRHADKIIVMDDGKIAGIGTHNQLIKSCEVYREICHSQPGMEEVTEA
- a CDS encoding ABC transporter ATP-binding protein, with protein sequence MKQKNNNKAVLFRLLAYTKPYRLSLILSLLCALISVTLSLLTPILIGRAVDYIVGEGNVAFSKIIPVLAELALAIVGSAVFQWLMTYHTNKITFRTIKDLRTRAFHQLNKVPLRYIDQNSHGNIMNSMVNDIDTVSDGLLQGFAQLFTGLVTIFGTIIFMLMMNVTVGLAVILLTPLSLFVASFISKHIYSKFAEQSKIRGELSGLIEEMVGNQKLVKLLSYEEKSQECFEEINERLHQCGVLAQFYSALTNPCTRFVNGIVYATVGVLGAFTAIRGMISVGQLSSFLAYANQYTKPFNEISGVITELQSALASAQRVFALIDAEPESSDEGLLSVLACDGSVTIQNVSFSYNSEAPLIENFNLKVKPGQRVAIVGPTGSGKTTIINLLMRFYDTDSGEIILSGTDIRQMKRETLRNMFGMVLQDTWLFQGTVRDNIAYGKEDATEEEIIAAAKAVHAHGFIKRMPQGYDTVLTDEGSNISQGQRQLLSIARVMLRKPPMLILDEATSNIDTRTEVYIQRAFTKLMEGRTSFIVAHRLSTIKEADMILVMNKGKIIEQGNHEELLRMNGFYAQLYHSQFERHTD